A genomic region of Arachis hypogaea cultivar Tifrunner chromosome 5, arahy.Tifrunner.gnm2.J5K5, whole genome shotgun sequence contains the following coding sequences:
- the LOC140184870 gene encoding uncharacterized protein, producing MEVALGPGDQARGVGAEGAASVASLRGRRRSPRQHTEQHTRTRPFGGTGGDSAIIMQELRHRVQNLERQLADRERDGRTTDPSYTPSPESEEEDSHRNRLRRTSASRTEAKSTREESLIPRRRNDTIIYSRGRLTRRAARDREDGDGRSARTRQPVIMGATPFHRSILEVRLPKHFDKPTDMRYDGTQDPLEHLTAFEARMNLEGVGDEVRCRAFPVTLAGPAIRWFNGLPQGSIYSFSDISRVFLAQFTTRIAKAKHPINLLGVTQRQGEPARRYLDRFNDECLEIDGLTDSVASLCLTNGLLNENFRKYLTTKPVWTMHEIQTVAKEYINDEEVSRVVAANKRQSSYNQPRQHENGERPKEQTKEEAPNRAPRTFPRVGKFTNYTPLTLPIVEVYRQIAEKGILPKPRPLKDRTGGNKNLYCDYHKGYGHLTQDCFDLKDALEQAIREGKLAAFSHLIREPRRRYRDQDEEGKTRSAKRRQEQEGGDHGLTVINVVTAKNAAPRSRSAHKKDAKILSISSSSTRNPKKPPFISFGLEDQWFDEAPENPPMVITARVGTGLVKRILVDTGADSNIMFRNVFDALGLRDADLTTHQHGVIGLGDHFIKPDGVISLPFSVGQSQGRRSAMAEFVILRDSTAYNIILGRKTINDFGAIINTKLLVMKFVTDDGSIGSVRGDLETAVACDNASLSLRKKSKEASSVFLADLDARVDDKPRPEPEGDLEKFIIGDEEERFTFVNKNLPHELKEPLVEMIRANRDLFAWTPADMPGIDPKIMSHHLAVKAEARPVAQRKRKMSADRAEEVAKQTASLLEADFIREVDYSTWLSNVVLIPMHRPDEDKTAFITPGGTFCYKVMPFGLKNAGATYQRLMNRIFHDLIGKPVELYVDDILAKTTRPDDLLNDLASVFASLRQHGMRLNPLKCAFAMEAGKFLGFMITQRGVEANPEKCQAILQMKSPGSIKDVQRLAGRLASLSRFLGASATKALPFFNLMKKGIAFEWTPACEEAFQHFKEILAAPPVLGKPKDGEPLYLYLAITGEALAAVLVREEGRIQQPVYFVSRALQGVELRYNKLEKLALALLTSSRRLKQYFQSHQIVVRTDQGIRQVLQKPDLAGRMMTWSIELSQYDIRYEPRQAIKAQAMADFLVEVAGDPAEDSNTRWKLHVDGASNQAFGGTGIILESPAGVVYEQSIKFEFPFQITKQRTKPS from the exons ATGGAAGTCGCGCTGGGTCCCGGAGACCAAGCTCGAGGAGTCGGAGCGGAGGGGGCAGCCTCCGTCGCATCACTAAGGGGGCGGCGGAGGTCCCCCCGACAACACACAGAACAGCATACGAGGACACGACCCTTCGGGGGAACGGGCGGCGACAGCGCCATAATAATGCAGGAGCTACGCCATAGGGTCCAGAACCTAGAACGACAGTTGGCCGACCGGGAGCGAGACGGACGAACCACCGATCCCAGCTACACCCCGTCCCCCGAAAGCGAAGAGGAGGACTCCCACCGAAACCGCCTGCGGCGTACCTCCGCATCCCGAACGGAAGCGAAAAGCACGCGCGAGGAGTCCCTGATCCCGAGAAGACGAAACGACACGATCATCTACTCCCGAGGTAGGTTAACCCGCCGAGCGGCACGGGATCGCGAAGACGGGGACGGGAGGTCCGCGAGGACACGACAACCTGTAATAATGGGCGCCACCCCATTCCACCGATCTATCCTTGAAGTCCGGTtgccgaaacacttcgacaaaccaacggacatgaggtacgacggaACTCAAGACCCTCTAGAACACctcacggccttcgaggccaggatgaatctGGAGGGAGTAGGGGACGAGGTAAGATGTCGTGCCTTCCCGGTAACTTTAGCGGGACCCGCAATCAGGTGGTTTAACGGCCTCCCGCAGGGATCGATCTACAGCTTCTCGGACATCAGCCGCGTATTCCTGGCCCAATTTACAACACGAATAGCGAAGGCAAAGCACCCGATCAACCTTCTGGGAGTAACCCAGAGACAAGGAGAGCCGGCCAGGAGGTACCTGGATCGGTTCAACGATGAATGCTTGGAAATCGACGGCCTAACCGATTCGGTGGCCAGTCTTTGCCTGACGAACGGCCTCCTCAACGAGAACTTCCGAAAATATCTCACCACGAAACCGGTTTGGACGATGCACGAGATCCAGACGGTAGCCAAAGAGTACATAaacgacgaggaagtcagccgagTTGTGGCTGCCAACAAACGGCAGTCCAGCTACAATCAACCCCGGCAACACGAGAACGGGGAAAGGCCGAAGGAACAAACCAAGGAAGAGGCGCCAAACAGGGCACCGAGGACATTCCCCCGAGTCGGGAAATTTACCAACTACACTCCACTCACGCTCCCCATCGTAGAAGTTTACCGACAAATAGCCGAGAAAGGAATCCTGCCAAAGCCCCGACCACTCAAGGACCGCACTGGAGGGAACAAAAACCTCTATTGCGATTACCACAAAGGTTACGGTCACCTAACGCAGGACTGTTTTGACCTAAAAGATGCACTAGAACAAGCGATAAGGGAAGGCAAACTAGCAGCATTCTCCCACCTTATCAGGGAGCCAAGGAGACGTTATCGCGACCAAGACGAAGAAGGCAAAACCCGTTCGGCAAAGCGGCGACAAGAGCAAGAAGGCGGAGATCACGGCCTCACGGTGATAAACGTGGTAACGGCCAAAAACGCCGCACCAAGATCCAGATCGGCACACAAGAAAGACGCAAAGATATTGTCGATCTCCTCCTCATCGACGCGAAACCCTAAGAAGCCTCCATTCATTTCTTTCGGCCTAGaagaccaatggttcgacgaggCCCCGGAGAACccgcccatggtcatcacggccagagtgggaaccggcctcgtcaaGCGCATCCTTGTTGACACGGGGGCggactcgaacatcatgttccgcaacgtATTCGACGCACTGGGATTAAGAGATGCCGATTTGACGACTCACCAACACGGGGTCATTGGGTTGGGGGACCATTTCATCAAACCAGACGGAGTAATATCCCTGCCATTCTCCGTGGGACAATCCCAGGGCCGAAGATCGGCAATGGCCGAGTTTGTAATCCTCCGAGACTCCACCGCCTATAATATCATCCTGGGAAGGAAGACGATCAACGATTTTGGGGCCATAATCAATACAAAGCTGCTAGTCATGAAGTTCGTTACCGATGACGGATCTATAGGGTCCGTGAGAGGAGACCTCGAGACGGCGGTCGCTTGTGACAATGCCAGCCTCTCCCTAAGAAAGAAGTCCAAGGAGGCGTCCAGCGTGTTCCTAGCCGACCTAGATGCCAGAGTAGACGACAAACCCAGACCGGAACCAGAAGGGGATCTGGAGAAGTTCATAATCGGCGACGAAGAGGAAAGATTCACGTTCGTCAACAAGAACCTCCCGCACGAGCTAAAGGAGCCCTTGGTCGAAATGATAAGAGCCAATAGGGACTTGTTTGCCTGGACAccggccgacatgccgggcatagacccaaaAATCATGTCGCATCATTTAGCCGTCAAGGCGGAAGCGCGTCCAGTAGCCCAACGGAAGAGAAAAATGTCGGCAGATAGGGCAGAGGAGGTGGCTAAGCAGACGGCTAGTCTCCTAGAAGCAGATTTTATACGAGAAGTAGACTACTCGACATGGCTCTCGAATGTAGTTCTG ataccgatgcaccgtccAGACGAAGACAAGACGGCATTCATAACACCGGGAGGAACTTTCTGCTATAAggtgatgccatttggcctaaaaAATGCGGGGGCGACATACCAAAGGTTAATGAATAGGATATTCCACGACCTCATAGGGAAGCCAGTTGAactctacgtggacgacatcctcGCGAAAACAACACGACCTGACGACCTCCTGAACGATCTGGCGAGTGTATTCGCGTCTCTTCGACAACATGGCATGAGGCTGAACCCCCTCAAGTGCGCTTTCGCCATGGAAGCTGGAAAATTCCTTggattcatgataacccaaagagggGTAGAAGCCAATCCGGAGAAGTGCCAAGCGATACTCCAAATGAAGAGCCCAGGCAGTATCAAGGACGTCCAAAGGTTGGCAGGACGGCTGGCCTCATTATCACGGTTTCTCGGAGCGTCGGCAACAAAGGCCTTACCGTTCTTTAACCTCATGAAGAAAGGAATAGCGTTCGAGTGGACGCCCGCATGCGAGGAAGCCTTTCAGCACTTTAAGGAAATCCTGGCGGCACCCCCGGTCCTCGGGAAGCCAAAGGACGGGGAACCATTATACCTTTACCTCGCCATAACAGGAGAAGCCTTGGCCGCAGTTTTGGTGCGAGAAGAAGGAAGGATACAACAACCAGTCTATTTTGTCAGCAGGGCCCTACAAGGGGTAGAGTTGAGATACAACAAACTGGAAAAACTAGCTCTGGCACTCCTGACCTCTTCACGGAGGTTAAAGCAATACTTCCAAAGCCACCAGATTGTCGTAAGAACGGACCAGGGGATCCGGCAAGTGCTCCAAAAACCCGACTtagcgggaagaatgatgaccTGGTCCATTGAACTGTCCCAATACGACATACGATACGAACCCCGGCAAGCCATCAAGGCGCAGGCGATGGCGGATTTCCTAGTGGAAGTAGCGGGGGATCCGGCCGAAGACTCgaacacacggtggaagctccacgttGACGGAGCCTCTAACCAAGCGTTCGGGGGCACCGGGATCATCCTGGAAAGCCCAGCTGGAGTCGTGTATGAACAGTCGATTAAGTTCGAATTCCCCTTTCAAATAACCAAGCAGCGTACGAAGCCCTCATAG